A region from the Bacillus sp. Marseille-P3661 genome encodes:
- a CDS encoding DNA polymerase IV, translated as MRDMYPKNGRVILHVDMNSFYASVEMSYDATLKGKPLAIAGNPEERRGIIVTCSYEARAKGVKTTMPLWEAKKLCPDLIIMTPDFGKYRKASIAMFQLLSQYSSLVQPVSIDEGYLDITDCYSMGTPLEIATIIQKQIKDELDLPCSIGIAPNKFLAKTASDMKKPMGITVLRKRDVPVKLWPLKVEEMHGIGKRTAEKLNKIGVITIENLAKANDIQLKQLLGINGIRLKARANGEDNRSVDPDAVSEFKSIGNSTTLPEDTTDEMIIETVLNKLAKSVEERMHRQQMLTWNVQLTIRYHNRKTITRSRKLKNAIHKKEDIFKSAKLLYEKHWSGEPIRLLGITAQDLEEKKDSTKQLSLFTFEQEIKDEPLINTMDKLKKRYGESIIKKGVNKITNKKHITDGSIEPTTSFQKDFLRDYKFGKKD; from the coding sequence ATGCGTGATATGTATCCGAAAAATGGAAGAGTTATTTTACATGTGGATATGAATAGTTTTTATGCATCAGTTGAGATGTCATATGATGCAACATTAAAGGGTAAACCTCTTGCTATAGCAGGTAATCCTGAGGAACGTAGAGGTATCATTGTTACTTGTAGCTATGAAGCCAGGGCTAAGGGTGTCAAAACAACAATGCCCCTTTGGGAAGCAAAAAAACTATGTCCCGATTTGATTATTATGACACCTGATTTTGGGAAATATCGAAAAGCTTCAATAGCAATGTTCCAATTATTATCACAATATAGTTCATTAGTTCAACCCGTTTCCATTGATGAAGGCTATCTAGATATTACAGACTGTTATTCAATGGGTACACCATTAGAGATAGCAACGATTATCCAAAAGCAAATAAAAGATGAATTAGACTTACCTTGTAGTATTGGAATAGCTCCAAATAAGTTTTTAGCGAAGACAGCCTCCGACATGAAAAAACCAATGGGAATTACTGTATTGCGCAAACGTGATGTACCTGTAAAGCTTTGGCCTTTGAAGGTTGAGGAAATGCATGGAATTGGTAAACGAACGGCTGAAAAGTTAAATAAAATAGGAGTTATTACAATTGAAAATCTTGCTAAGGCTAATGATATTCAGCTTAAACAATTACTAGGAATTAATGGAATACGTTTAAAAGCGCGAGCAAATGGAGAAGATAATCGTTCGGTAGACCCGGATGCTGTTTCCGAGTTTAAAAGCATTGGAAATTCTACGACGTTACCTGAGGATACAACTGATGAAATGATCATTGAGACGGTTTTAAATAAATTAGCAAAATCTGTTGAAGAAAGAATGCATAGGCAACAAATGCTAACATGGAACGTTCAACTTACGATCAGATATCATAATCGAAAAACAATCACGAGAAGTCGAAAGCTAAAAAATGCTATCCATAAAAAAGAGGATATATTCAAATCTGCAAAGTTGCTATATGAAAAGCATTGGAGCGGAGAACCAATTCGCCTATTAGGAATTACAGCTCAAGATTTAGAAGAGAAAAAAGATTCAACCAAACAGCTGTCCCTATTTACATTCGAACAGGAAATCAAGGATGAACCCCTAATTAATACAATGGATAAACTAAAAAAAAGATACGGTGAATCGATTATCAAAAAAGGAGTAAACAAAATAACTAATAAGAAACATATTACAGATGGTTCGATTGAGCCAACGACGAGTTTTCAAAAAGACTTTTTACGAGACTATAAGTTTGGAAAGAAGGATTAA
- the rnz gene encoding ribonuclease Z has product MELIFLGTGAGIPAKARNVSAIALNLLQERGTTWLFDCGEATQHQILHTTIKPRKIEKIFITHLHGDHIFGLPGLLGSRSFQGGDSLLTIYGPKGLKEYVQVSLKASTTHLSYPIEINEIEEGTIFEDEQFIIEVRLLEHGIPCFGYKIVEKDIKGSLQVDKLKQIGIPPGPIYQQLKKQEMVTLDDGTVLKSAEFLGPNKSGRKLAILGDTRSCSNAYELAKDVDVLVHEATFGQEDEEIAHDYFHSTTTQAAKIAVQANVKKLILTHISSRYQKEDMKGLLDQATRIFPNTNIAHDFWQFKIDRE; this is encoded by the coding sequence TTGGAGTTAATTTTTCTAGGCACTGGCGCTGGCATCCCTGCTAAAGCAAGAAATGTTTCTGCAATTGCATTAAACCTATTACAAGAACGTGGAACAACTTGGTTATTTGATTGTGGTGAAGCTACTCAACATCAAATCTTACATACTACAATAAAACCGAGAAAAATTGAAAAAATATTTATAACACACCTACACGGGGACCATATATTTGGATTGCCAGGGCTGTTAGGGAGCCGCTCATTTCAAGGAGGCGACTCACTGTTAACAATCTATGGACCAAAAGGACTAAAAGAATATGTTCAAGTTTCATTAAAAGCAAGTACAACTCATTTAAGTTATCCAATTGAGATTAACGAAATAGAAGAAGGCACTATTTTTGAGGATGAACAATTTATAATAGAAGTGAGATTATTAGAACATGGAATACCTTGTTTTGGATATAAAATAGTTGAAAAGGATATTAAAGGATCCTTACAAGTGGATAAACTTAAACAGATTGGAATACCGCCTGGGCCAATTTATCAGCAGTTAAAGAAGCAAGAAATGGTTACTTTGGATGATGGTACTGTATTAAAATCGGCTGAATTTTTAGGACCCAATAAAAGTGGAAGAAAATTAGCGATACTTGGAGATACACGTTCTTGCTCAAATGCCTACGAATTAGCAAAGGATGTAGATGTTCTCGTACATGAGGCCACTTTTGGACAAGAAGATGAAGAGATCGCACATGATTATTTTCATTCGACTACAACGCAAGCAGCAAAGATTGCTGTGCAAGCGAATGTAAAGAAACTAATATTAACACATATTAGTTCACGTTATCAAAAAGAAGATATGAAAGGTCTTCTTGATCAAGCGACCCGAATATTTCCAAATACCAATATTGCCCATGATTTTTGGCAATTTAAAATTGATAGAGAGTAA
- a CDS encoding thiamine pyrophosphate-dependent enzyme: MAILEGDLKTTNNIEQKITFESGNEMAAMAAAQINYHLMGYFPITPSTEVAQFLDQMKARGEHDIKLIAADGEHGSAGICYGAAVAGARVFNATSANGFLYMIEQLPVQSGTRFPMVLNLVTRSVSGPLDIRGDHSDLYYGLNVGWVILTARTPQAVYDMNIMALKIAEHSDVRLPVIVAYDGFFTSHQKRKVSYFADRKVVQQFVGERPTNYPTAVDPSNPVTIGAHMSGDDFLNNHYQQSEAIYHAYDVYKQVAEEYAAVSGRKYDVLDTYKMEDAEVALFLLNSAAESAKDAVDKLRARGIKAGVISPNIIRPFPSDEIRKALKNVKALLVGERADSYGANGPNLTHEIKSALQDDKDNKTIVLSRVFGLGGKDFFEEEAGQMFDMALDAMEKGYAEKPFDYFGIVPGKVENILKPAIIPMYGDAFKTGLIEVNPDPETNKLKVKIPPLRTLTGKPKRLGSGHGACPGCGIFPGLELFFKGIEGDVVTLFHTGCGYVVTTGYPYTSHKQPMIHNLFQNGPATLSGTLEAFYEMRDRGEIDFKDDVTFVMISGDGGMDIGMGSAIGTANRNHKLIIVEYDNEGYMNTGSQMSYSTPFGHMTSTTNVGKKQQGKAFHHKDTAQIMASTNIPYIFTGTEAFPQDLVKKAAKAQWYAQNVGMAYGKILITCPLNWKSEDRLGGTIMEAAVNSNFFPLYEVENGETTITYNPEEKNKKIGLAEWLKFMGKTKHLLKEENAGMLREFEAEVNRRWNRLKAKHESPYL, from the coding sequence ATGGCAATCTTAGAAGGGGATTTAAAGACTACAAATAATATTGAACAAAAAATTACGTTCGAATCTGGGAATGAAATGGCTGCAATGGCTGCTGCTCAAATTAACTATCATTTAATGGGGTACTTCCCAATTACACCGTCTACAGAAGTTGCACAATTTTTGGATCAAATGAAAGCTCGGGGCGAGCATGATATTAAATTAATTGCAGCTGATGGCGAGCATGGATCAGCAGGAATTTGTTATGGCGCTGCTGTAGCAGGTGCACGTGTATTTAATGCTACAAGTGCGAATGGTTTCCTATATATGATTGAACAATTACCAGTACAATCTGGAACACGATTCCCCATGGTATTAAACCTAGTAACACGCTCGGTTAGTGGCCCGTTAGATATTCGCGGTGACCATTCAGATTTATACTATGGGTTAAATGTAGGCTGGGTGATTTTAACTGCAAGAACTCCGCAAGCGGTATATGATATGAACATTATGGCTCTAAAAATTGCGGAACATTCTGATGTCCGTTTACCGGTAATCGTTGCATATGATGGTTTCTTTACTTCACATCAAAAACGTAAAGTTTCATATTTTGCTGATCGTAAGGTTGTTCAACAATTTGTTGGCGAACGCCCTACAAACTATCCAACTGCTGTTGACCCTAGTAATCCAGTTACGATCGGCGCCCATATGAGTGGCGATGACTTTTTAAATAACCACTATCAACAATCAGAAGCTATTTATCATGCATACGATGTTTACAAGCAAGTTGCCGAAGAATATGCTGCTGTATCTGGCCGAAAATATGATGTACTAGACACATATAAAATGGAAGATGCAGAGGTTGCATTATTTTTACTTAACTCTGCAGCAGAGTCTGCTAAAGACGCCGTTGATAAACTTAGGGCTCGAGGAATTAAAGCGGGTGTTATTAGTCCAAATATTATCCGTCCATTCCCATCTGATGAAATCCGCAAGGCTTTAAAAAATGTAAAAGCATTACTTGTTGGTGAGCGTGCAGATTCTTACGGTGCAAATGGTCCTAACTTAACACACGAAATTAAATCTGCTCTTCAAGATGATAAAGATAATAAAACAATCGTTTTAAGCCGAGTCTTTGGCTTAGGTGGTAAAGACTTTTTTGAGGAAGAAGCAGGACAAATGTTTGACATGGCGCTTGATGCAATGGAAAAAGGATATGCTGAAAAACCTTTTGACTATTTTGGAATTGTGCCTGGTAAAGTTGAAAATATACTAAAACCTGCGATTATACCAATGTATGGCGATGCATTCAAGACAGGTCTAATCGAAGTCAATCCTGATCCTGAAACGAACAAGCTTAAAGTTAAGATTCCACCATTACGTACACTGACTGGCAAACCAAAACGCTTAGGTTCTGGACATGGGGCATGTCCTGGCTGTGGTATTTTCCCTGGGTTAGAATTGTTCTTTAAAGGAATCGAGGGGGATGTCGTTACATTATTCCATACAGGTTGTGGTTATGTCGTTACAACAGGCTATCCTTATACATCACACAAACAACCGATGATTCATAACTTATTCCAAAATGGTCCTGCTACATTATCAGGTACGTTGGAAGCATTTTATGAAATGAGAGATCGTGGCGAAATTGACTTTAAGGATGACGTTACGTTTGTGATGATAAGTGGCGACGGTGGTATGGACATCGGAATGGGCTCTGCAATTGGTACAGCAAACCGCAACCACAAACTGATCATTGTTGAATATGATAATGAAGGTTATATGAATACCGGATCGCAGATGTCCTACTCTACACCTTTTGGACATATGACTAGTACAACTAATGTTGGTAAGAAACAACAAGGCAAAGCTTTCCATCATAAAGATACAGCACAAATTATGGCATCTACAAATATTCCTTATATTTTCACAGGTACAGAGGCATTCCCTCAAGACCTTGTAAAAAAAGCAGCTAAAGCACAGTGGTATGCACAAAATGTTGGTATGGCCTATGGCAAGATATTAATTACTTGTCCATTAAACTGGAAATCTGAAGACCGCTTAGGTGGCACGATCATGGAAGCCGCAGTTAACTCAAACTTCTTCCCACTTTATGAAGTTGAAAATGGAGAAACAACGATCACTTATAATCCTGAAGAAAAGAATAAGAAAATTGGTTTAGCTGAATGGTTAAAATTTATGGGGAAAACAAAGCACCTTTTAAAAGAAGAAAACGCTGGTATGCTTCGTGAATTTGAAGCTGAAGTAAACCGACGTTGGAATCGATTAAAAGCTAAACATGAGAGCCCATATCTATAA
- a CDS encoding 2-oxoacid:acceptor oxidoreductase family protein, giving the protein MSILPKKNELGFFEIRLESIGGLGANLAGKMLAEAGVLGLGLNGSNFSSYGSEKKGSPVKGFVRFCDPETEIRVHSPIMQPHVVGIFHEALYKTVDVVSGLQPDGIALVNTTRDFDEVKADLQLEYGTLAIIDALGIAVEEKTKVNTAMLGALFRICDFLDPDAMRDVIRKTFEKKYPHLVEPNIRTFDRGYNSVQFKEYKVPEGAEGKTFCIPEPQLGYETQLMGGVLTVQANSIFKDLSGSRQGFLPHFEIEQCINCAQCDTVCPDFCFVWDEAEDKRGRKQMFLKGIDYQYCKGCLKCVEACPTSALSDARETLDYAEKNRVPQYFPRVTEGVM; this is encoded by the coding sequence ATGTCAATTTTACCTAAAAAAAATGAATTAGGTTTTTTTGAAATTAGACTAGAATCAATCGGTGGGTTAGGTGCTAACCTAGCTGGAAAAATGTTAGCAGAAGCAGGTGTATTAGGACTAGGCCTTAACGGCTCAAATTTCTCATCCTACGGATCTGAAAAAAAAGGCTCACCCGTTAAAGGTTTCGTACGTTTTTGTGATCCAGAAACTGAAATCCGCGTTCACAGTCCTATTATGCAACCGCACGTTGTCGGTATCTTCCATGAAGCGCTTTATAAGACAGTAGATGTTGTAAGCGGTTTACAGCCTGATGGAATTGCACTAGTAAACACAACAAGGGATTTCGATGAAGTAAAAGCTGACCTTCAACTAGAGTATGGAACTCTAGCAATCATTGACGCCTTAGGAATTGCTGTTGAAGAAAAAACTAAAGTAAACACCGCTATGCTCGGTGCATTATTCCGAATTTGTGACTTCCTTGATCCAGATGCAATGAGAGACGTTATTCGTAAAACGTTTGAAAAAAAATACCCACATCTTGTTGAGCCAAATATTCGCACATTCGATCGCGGTTACAATAGCGTTCAGTTTAAAGAATATAAAGTACCGGAAGGCGCTGAAGGTAAGACTTTTTGCATTCCTGAACCACAATTAGGTTATGAAACACAACTAATGGGTGGTGTACTTACTGTGCAAGCAAATAGTATTTTCAAAGATTTAAGTGGTTCTCGTCAAGGCTTTTTGCCACATTTTGAAATAGAGCAATGTATCAACTGTGCACAATGTGATACTGTATGCCCTGACTTCTGTTTCGTATGGGATGAAGCCGAAGATAAACGTGGTCGCAAGCAGATGTTTTTAAAAGGTATAGATTATCAATACTGCAAAGGCTGTTTAAAGTGTGTTGAGGCCTGTCCAACTTCAGCATTGTCTGATGCTCGTGAAACCCTTGACTATGCCGAGAAAAACCGTGTACCGCAATATTTTCCAAGAGTTACTGAAGGGGTGATGTAG
- the namA gene encoding NADPH dehydrogenase NamA, with product MVNSLLSTFKLKDMTLKNRIVMSPMCMYSCDKEDGVVTDWHMTHYESRAVGQVGLIIVEATAVHPQGRISSKDLGIWDDNHVVRLKQLVDRVHQSGSSIGIQLAHAGRKATVDGEIYAPSAIAFNGMKTPKELTIVEIEGIIETFKQGAARAKEAGFDCIEIHAAHGYLINQFLSPLTNKRQDEFGGNSENRYRLLKKVIHAIKEVWEGPLFVRISANEYQPDGLTVEDHVVYAEQMKAQGVDLIDCSSGGVVPATIDVFPGYQITYSENIKNKVGIPTGAVGLITSGIQAQEIVKNGRADLVFIGRELLRNPYWPYAAAKELNVEIQSPTQYQRGWK from the coding sequence ATGGTAAATTCTTTATTATCAACTTTTAAACTAAAAGATATGACATTAAAAAATAGAATTGTCATGTCACCGATGTGTATGTATTCATGTGATAAAGAAGATGGTGTTGTAACCGATTGGCACATGACGCATTATGAAAGTCGTGCTGTTGGACAAGTTGGCTTAATTATCGTAGAGGCAACTGCTGTTCATCCGCAAGGTAGAATTTCAAGCAAGGATTTAGGGATTTGGGATGATAACCATGTTGTTCGATTGAAACAGCTTGTTGATAGAGTTCATCAGAGTGGCTCATCCATTGGAATCCAACTTGCACATGCTGGGAGAAAGGCAACTGTAGATGGTGAAATTTATGCTCCATCAGCTATAGCATTTAATGGGATGAAAACCCCGAAAGAATTAACGATAGTTGAAATTGAAGGAATTATCGAAACTTTTAAACAAGGGGCAGCTCGTGCGAAGGAAGCGGGTTTTGATTGCATTGAGATTCATGCAGCGCACGGTTATTTAATTAATCAATTTTTATCACCTTTGACGAATAAGCGCCAGGATGAATTTGGTGGAAACTCTGAAAATCGTTATCGCTTATTAAAAAAAGTGATTCACGCTATTAAAGAAGTATGGGAAGGCCCATTATTTGTTAGAATTTCGGCAAATGAATATCAGCCGGATGGATTAACTGTAGAAGATCACGTTGTCTATGCAGAACAGATGAAGGCACAAGGTGTTGATTTAATTGATTGCAGTTCAGGTGGTGTTGTGCCGGCAACAATTGATGTATTCCCAGGATACCAAATTACATATAGTGAAAATATTAAAAACAAGGTTGGAATCCCAACGGGCGCTGTTGGATTAATTACTTCAGGGATTCAGGCGCAGGAAATAGTTAAAAATGGTCGCGCTGATCTTGTCTTTATTGGAAGGGAATTATTACGTAATCCGTATTGGCCGTATGCAGCTGCAAAAGAATTGAACGTTGAAATTCAATCCCCAACTCAATATCAACGTGGTTGGAAATAA
- a CDS encoding glycosyltransferase: MFLWILLILNILFWFIAYLDAYTGLKKVRKLESIKSQTHEDLVSVIIAARNEEDDIEQSLRSHFQQTHPHIEWIVVNDRSTDQTKSILETLKTEHDTLEIIHITDLPVGWLGKNYALYQGYLKSNGRYLLFTDADIILKPEVIKLALTYLKEEAIDHVTLTPNLNAKGFWLQAFVAFFLFGFSYFKRPWKGNDDRSKIGIGIGAFNLLSREAYEKIGTHQNIAMRPDDDLQLGMKIKEHKLRQQIATAISLINVYWYSNLKEALIGLEKNTFAGLHYRMYMVIIAVVGIALSHIFPFIMLFLANGWLQWISIIVVGLIFLLYHLIISRMTGFTTIHFIVFPITALLFIYSICRAIFLTFKRGGIAWRGTIYSLKELRKK; encoded by the coding sequence TTGTTTTTGTGGATACTTCTGATATTAAATATATTATTTTGGTTTATAGCCTATCTGGATGCATACACAGGCTTAAAAAAAGTTAGAAAATTGGAGTCAATTAAGTCACAAACCCACGAAGATCTCGTTTCGGTCATTATTGCAGCTCGAAACGAGGAAGACGACATAGAACAAAGTTTGCGTTCCCATTTCCAACAAACACATCCTCACATTGAATGGATCGTTGTCAATGATCGCTCTACAGATCAAACTAAATCAATTTTAGAAACGTTAAAGACAGAACATGATACATTAGAAATCATCCATATTACAGACTTACCTGTTGGATGGCTTGGAAAAAATTATGCTTTGTATCAAGGATATTTAAAATCAAATGGAAGATATTTACTGTTCACTGATGCCGACATTATTTTAAAGCCCGAGGTAATCAAACTTGCGTTAACGTACTTAAAAGAAGAAGCAATTGATCATGTAACGCTTACTCCAAATTTAAACGCAAAAGGGTTTTGGCTCCAAGCATTTGTTGCTTTTTTTCTATTTGGGTTTTCTTATTTTAAAAGACCTTGGAAAGGAAATGATGATCGCTCTAAAATTGGGATAGGAATTGGCGCGTTTAATCTACTAAGCCGCGAAGCTTATGAAAAGATTGGAACACATCAAAATATCGCAATGCGACCTGATGATGATCTCCAATTAGGTATGAAAATAAAGGAGCACAAGCTGCGGCAGCAAATCGCAACTGCTATCTCCTTAATTAACGTCTATTGGTATAGTAATTTAAAAGAAGCATTAATCGGCTTAGAAAAGAACACATTTGCCGGTCTACACTATCGAATGTACATGGTTATAATAGCAGTTGTAGGAATTGCTCTGTCACATATCTTTCCATTTATTATGCTATTTCTAGCAAACGGCTGGTTGCAATGGATTAGCATTATTGTCGTAGGGCTAATTTTTCTTTTGTATCATTTAATCATTTCAAGAATGACCGGATTTACAACAATTCATTTTATAGTATTTCCGATCACAGCACTCCTGTTTATTTACTCTATATGTCGTGCAATCTTTTTAACCTTCAAACGAGGAGGTATAGCTTGGCGCGGAACTATTTACAGTCTAAAAGAACTAAGAAAAAAATAA
- the proI gene encoding pyrroline-5-carboxylate reductase ProI: protein MKSNLTYAFIGAGSMAEAIVSGMIKSEVFNSKQLIVTNRSNIAKLNYFNEQYDVHVTQNIGDAVKQADVIILAMKPKDITGGLDSIKPYVHENQLLISVIAGVSTTSMEDLLSVNIPIIRAMPNTSATIQQSATALSKGLFATDEHQKIAITLFETIGTVSLVEEKDLHAVTGLSGSGPAYIYYLIESMDTAAQELGLDPKVARELILQTIIGAAEMLKVSPKSPATLKQEVMSPGGTTEAGLKVLEQYNYQQTMIACIKRAAARSNELGIDIENMIIKQR, encoded by the coding sequence TTGAAATCAAACCTAACCTACGCCTTTATCGGAGCGGGCTCAATGGCAGAAGCCATTGTATCTGGCATGATAAAAAGCGAAGTTTTCAACTCTAAACAATTAATCGTTACAAACCGTTCGAACATAGCTAAACTAAACTATTTCAACGAGCAATATGATGTACATGTTACTCAAAATATTGGTGATGCAGTAAAACAGGCGGATGTAATTATTTTAGCAATGAAACCTAAGGATATTACAGGTGGCTTAGATTCAATTAAGCCTTATGTCCATGAAAATCAGTTATTAATCTCCGTAATTGCAGGTGTATCTACAACTAGTATGGAAGATTTATTATCAGTTAACATTCCAATTATTCGGGCAATGCCAAACACTTCAGCAACGATTCAACAATCAGCTACCGCTCTTTCAAAAGGATTATTTGCTACTGACGAACATCAAAAAATCGCAATAACTCTTTTTGAAACAATCGGAACAGTTTCACTTGTAGAAGAAAAAGACTTACATGCGGTTACAGGCCTATCTGGCAGTGGTCCAGCTTACATTTATTATTTAATTGAATCTATGGATACAGCTGCCCAAGAACTTGGCCTCGATCCAAAGGTAGCAAGAGAGCTAATTCTTCAGACTATCATTGGGGCAGCAGAAATGTTAAAAGTATCACCTAAATCTCCCGCTACACTTAAACAAGAAGTAATGAGCCCTGGTGGAACAACAGAAGCCGGTTTAAAAGTATTAGAGCAGTATAATTATCAACAAACAATGATTGCATGCATAAAACGAGCGGCCGCGCGTTCAAATGAGCTCGGTATCGATATTGAAAATATGATTATAAAGCAAAGGTAA